In the Lampris incognitus isolate fLamInc1 chromosome 11, fLamInc1.hap2, whole genome shotgun sequence genome, one interval contains:
- the LOC130120891 gene encoding trace amine-associated receptor 13c-like, with amino-acid sequence MQTPEGIELCFPQLPNSSCRKPMRPHSETVFLHIMLSSISLLTVALNLLVIISISHFRKLHTPTNLLLLSLAISDLLVGLLMPSYRFHVLGDCWFLGDSLCVVSHFLSFIIISASVGNMVLISIDRYVAICDPLHYSTKVTQRRVQISVCICWFCSFFYNSLVLKDFLNQPDKYNSCHGECVLMIDYIAGAVDLILTVIGPITVIIVLYMRVFVVAVSQARAMRSHIVSVPSQNTVTVTAKKSERKAARTLGVVIVVFLMCFCPYYYPPFAGQGTLSSASSVAIVTCLLYCNSCLNPVIYAFFYPWFRKTVKLIASLQILQPDSCKANII; translated from the exons ATGCAGACTCCGGAAGGAATTGAGCTCTGCTTTCCACAACTCCCCAACTCCTCCTGCAGGAAGCCGATGCGTCCTCACTCCGAGACCGTGTTTCTCCACAttatgctgtcctccatctctctGTTGACGGTGGCTCTCAACCTCCTGGTCATCATCTCCATCTCCCATTTCAG GAAGCTCCATACACCCACCAacctcctccttctctccctgGCCATCTCTGACCTACTCGTTGGTCTCCTGATGCCAAGTTATAGGTTCCACGTTTTGGGAGACTGCTGGTTCCTGGGTGACTCTCTGTGTGTAGTTTCCCACTTTCTAAGCTTCATCATTATTTCTGCCTCTGTAGGGAACATGGTGCTGATATCTATCGACCGCTACGTGGCTATTTGCGACCCTCTGCATTATTCCACCAAAGTCACTCAAAGAAGAGTTCAAATCAGTGTGTGTATATGCTGGTTCTGTTCTTTTTTCTACAACAGCCTGGTACTAAAAGACTTCCTTAACCAGCCAGACAAGTATAATTCCTGCCATGGAGAGTGTGTTTTGATGATCGACTACATTGCAGGAGCTGTTGATCTTATTTTGACCGTCATCGGTCCCATTACTGTCATCATAGTTCTGTATATGAGAGTGTTTGTCGTGGCTGTGTCTCAGGCACGTGCCATGAGGTCCCACATTGTATCTGTCCCATCGCAGAATACAGTGACTGTAACTGCTAAGAAATCTGAGAGGAAAGCAGCCAGGACTCTTGGTGTTGTCATcgtagtgtttctgatgtgtttcTGTCCATATTACTATCCGCCTTTCGCAGGCCAGGGCACACTGAGCAGTGCTTCATCTGTGGCCATTGTGACCTGCCTTTTGTACTGTAACTCCTGTCTAAACCCTGTAATCTATGCGTTTTTCTACCCGTGGTTTAGAAAAACAGTTAAACTCATAGCTTCACTTCAGATATTGCAGCCTGACTCCTGTAAGGCCAACATAATTTAA
- the LOC130120931 gene encoding trace amine-associated receptor 13c-like, which translates to METLEGSELCFPQLPNSSCRKPMRPHSETVFLHIMLSSISLLMVALNLLVIISISHFRKLHTPTNLLLLSLAISDLLVGLLMPRFGSYILGDCWFLGDSLCIGSQFLNFIIISASVGNMVPISIDRYVAICDPLYYSTKVTQRRVQISVCICWFCSFFYNGLVLKDSLIQPDKYNSCYGECVLMIDYIAGAVDLFLTIIGPITVIIVLYMRVFVVAVSQARAMRSHILSVPSQNTVTVTAKKSERKAARTLGVVIVVFLMCFCPYYYPPFAGQDTLSSASSVAIVTCLLYCNSCLNPVIYAFFYPWFRKTVKLIASLQILQPDSCKANII; encoded by the exons aTGGAGACTCTGGAAGGAAGTGAGCTCTGCTTTCCACAACTCCCCAACTCCTCCTGCAGGAAGCCGATGCGTCCTCACTCTGAGACCGTGTTTCTCCACAttatgctgtcctccatctctctGTTGATGGTGGCTCTCAACCTCCTGGTCATCATCTCCATCTCCCATTTCAG gAAGCTCCATACACCCACCAacctcctccttctctccctgGCCATCTCTGACCTACTCGTTGGTCTCCTGATGCCACGTTTTGGATCCTACATTTTGGGAGACTGCTGGTTCCTGGGTGACTCTCTGTGCATAGGTTCCCAGTTTCTGAACTTCATCATTATTTCTGCCTCTGTAGGGAACATGGTGCCGATATCTATCGACCGCTACGTGGCTATTTGCGACCCTCTGTATTATTCCACCAAAGTCACTCAAAGAAGAGTTCAAATCAGTGTGTGTATATGCTGGTTCTGTTCTTTTTTCTACAACGGCCTGGTACTAAAAGACTCCCTTATTCAGCCAGACAAGTATAATTCCTGCTATGGAGAGTGTGTTTTGATGATTGACTACATTGCAGGAGCTGTTGACCTTTTTTTGACCATCATCGGTCCCATTACTGTCATCATAGTTCTGTATATGAGAGTGTTTGTCGTGGCTGTGTCTCAGGCACGTGCCATGAGGTCCCACATTTTATCCGTCCCATCGCAGAATACAGTGACTGTAACTGCTAAGAAATCTGAGAGGAAAGCAGCCAGGACTCTTGGTGTTGTCATcgtagtgtttctgatgtgtttcTGTCCATATTACTATCCGCCTTTCGCAGGCCAGGACACACTGAGCAGTGCTTCATCTGTGGCCATTGTGACCTGCCTTTTGTACTGTAACTCCTGTCTAAACCCTGTAATCTATGCGTTTTTCTACCCGTGGTTTAGAAAAACAGTTAAACTCATAGCTTCACTTCAGATATTGCAGCCTGACTCCTGTAAGGCCAACATAATTTAA